Proteins co-encoded in one Cytophaga hutchinsonii ATCC 33406 genomic window:
- a CDS encoding Crp/Fnr family transcriptional regulator: MIPKSTGYLADLNIHWKNYIQYLHKIEVAPKTKLQLLHDVANRIFIVESGSVRMGFEKDGKDITLQFFFEDELVASVESLFNQTPSKYFIETIEHSTIYYLTKEMLEVMALKLPEMANITQDILMSRLIYYSNHLHSYISETPEQRFNKLIETRPYIFMRVSQRHIASYLGITNVSLSRIKARKSVVYDQQPATVSVAEADNEEYLKS; encoded by the coding sequence ATGATTCCAAAAAGTACAGGATACCTTGCAGATTTAAACATCCACTGGAAAAACTATATTCAATATCTGCATAAAATTGAAGTTGCTCCCAAAACAAAACTTCAGTTGCTTCATGATGTTGCAAATAGAATTTTTATTGTTGAAAGTGGCAGCGTTAGAATGGGATTTGAAAAGGATGGTAAAGATATAACGTTACAATTCTTCTTCGAAGATGAATTGGTTGCTTCCGTAGAAAGCCTTTTTAACCAAACGCCAAGTAAATATTTCATCGAAACGATTGAGCACAGTACAATCTACTATCTTACTAAAGAAATGCTGGAAGTAATGGCGCTTAAACTTCCTGAGATGGCGAACATCACACAGGATATTCTGATGTCGCGTTTAATCTATTATTCAAATCACTTGCATTCTTATATTTCTGAAACTCCCGAACAACGCTTTAACAAACTGATCGAAACACGGCCGTATATTTTTATGCGTGTTTCTCAACGTCACATAGCTTCTTACTTAGGAATTACGAATGTATCCTTAAGCAGAATCAAGGCAAGAAAATCTGTCGTTTATGATCAGCAGCCTGCTACTGTAAGTGTTGCCGAAGCTGACAATGAAGAGTATTTAAAAAGCTGA
- a CDS encoding glycosyltransferase family 2 protein, which translates to MPRPDIVINKISVVVPVYNEEKNIAELCSRLHQVLSSLPHRFEIILVNDGSTDDSADIISEMCLVFSELKGIDLAGNYGQTIALRAGFELAKGDVIIAMDGDLQHDPLDIIRFMKKIEEGYDLVGGSKEKRPDSWLKSKLSAMAHKLIRKLAQVDMSYFGATYKAYRAYLLKQSNLLGDNHRFLGAIVARKGIRYTEIPITIHERLHGVSNYKMNKIWKVLLDLIFLKFFVSYLKKPFRLFGSIGFGMLFIGLVCVAGFSIGNLFFHLNIKEQYIVEFFSSCMLVIMGMLFISIGILAEVGVYNYFGQKRMSPYSIRSIITNTQNEKKAAS; encoded by the coding sequence ATGCCGCGTCCTGATATTGTAATTAACAAAATTTCCGTTGTGGTGCCGGTCTACAACGAAGAAAAAAATATTGCGGAACTCTGCAGCCGTTTACACCAGGTACTCTCTTCGTTACCGCATCGCTTTGAAATTATTTTAGTAAATGATGGAAGCACGGATGATTCTGCGGATATTATTTCAGAAATGTGCCTGGTGTTTTCTGAATTGAAAGGTATTGACCTGGCGGGTAATTATGGACAGACAATTGCATTGCGTGCCGGATTTGAATTAGCCAAAGGAGATGTAATTATTGCGATGGATGGGGATTTGCAACATGATCCACTGGATATTATCCGCTTTATGAAAAAAATAGAAGAAGGGTATGATCTGGTTGGTGGCTCAAAAGAAAAAAGGCCGGATAGCTGGTTGAAAAGCAAGCTGTCAGCCATGGCCCATAAACTGATCCGTAAACTGGCGCAGGTCGATATGAGTTATTTTGGCGCCACGTACAAAGCATACAGAGCCTATTTGTTAAAGCAATCTAATTTATTAGGCGACAATCATCGGTTTTTAGGGGCAATTGTTGCACGCAAGGGAATCCGCTATACAGAAATACCGATAACGATTCACGAACGTTTACACGGTGTCAGTAATTACAAAATGAATAAAATATGGAAAGTGCTTCTTGATTTAATTTTTCTGAAATTTTTTGTTTCGTATTTAAAAAAACCATTCCGGTTATTTGGAAGCATAGGCTTTGGTATGCTTTTTATAGGACTGGTTTGTGTTGCGGGTTTTAGTATTGGTAATTTATTTTTCCATTTAAATATTAAAGAACAGTATATCGTAGAGTTTTTCTCCAGTTGTATGCTGGTGATTATGGGCATGCTTTTTATAAGCATCGGCATTCTTGCTGAAGTAGGCGTTTATAATTATTTCGGGCAAAAAAGAATGTCGCCCTACTCTATCCGTTCCATTATTACGAATACACAAAATGAAAAAAAGGCTGCTTCTTAA
- a CDS encoding fatty acid desaturase family protein — MKPPKFLIPSTPFFSEMRKRINSHFIEVESKPTGGIRLYLKATIILSFFIGMYVHVVFFTSSYIFISLTECMLLGIATAAIGFNIMHDGAHGSFSKRAWINELAGLSLNVFGANVFMWKSKHNVIHHTFTNIEGVDDDIDAKPFLRLCDNQKKYQIHRFQHFYFWAVYAFLYMYWIFFTDYKKYFTGKVGEISIKKMIVLDHITFWGFKLAHIMLFVALPIYLVGFLPWFIGFMTYALCTGFIMSIVFQLAHTVEDAHFPMVDTATGMLEDEWALHQLKTTSNFATKNKMVSWLSGGLNFQIEHHLFPHISHIHYPAISKIVKQVCEEYDIRYNEYTGVRFAIVSHIVHLKQMGMR; from the coding sequence ATGAAACCTCCTAAATTTCTTATCCCATCTACGCCATTTTTCTCTGAAATGAGAAAAAGAATCAATTCACATTTTATAGAAGTTGAATCAAAACCGACAGGCGGTATCCGTCTATATCTTAAAGCAACCATCATACTTTCTTTTTTTATTGGAATGTATGTACATGTTGTTTTTTTTACTTCATCGTATATATTTATAAGCCTTACTGAATGTATGCTGCTTGGTATTGCAACAGCAGCAATCGGTTTTAATATCATGCACGACGGTGCACATGGAAGCTTCAGTAAAAGAGCCTGGATAAACGAACTGGCAGGTCTTTCGCTTAATGTATTTGGAGCAAATGTATTTATGTGGAAGTCCAAACACAATGTCATACATCATACATTCACAAACATTGAAGGCGTGGACGATGATATTGATGCAAAACCGTTTTTGCGCCTATGCGACAATCAGAAAAAATATCAGATCCATCGGTTTCAGCATTTCTACTTTTGGGCAGTGTATGCCTTTTTATACATGTACTGGATTTTCTTTACAGATTATAAAAAATACTTTACAGGTAAAGTAGGAGAAATCTCCATAAAAAAAATGATTGTGCTGGATCACATAACATTCTGGGGGTTTAAATTAGCCCATATTATGCTGTTTGTAGCACTCCCAATCTACCTGGTAGGTTTCCTTCCCTGGTTTATCGGATTTATGACCTATGCGTTATGTACAGGCTTTATTATGAGTATTGTATTTCAGCTTGCCCACACGGTTGAAGATGCACATTTTCCAATGGTTGATACTGCTACCGGTATGCTGGAAGATGAGTGGGCGTTACATCAATTGAAAACAACAAGCAATTTTGCAACAAAAAATAAAATGGTGTCGTGGTTATCTGGCGGATTAAATTTTCAGATCGAACATCATTTATTCCCTCATATTTCTCACATACACTATCCGGCAATCAGTAAAATTGTAAAACAGGTATGTGAAGAATATGACATCAGATATAATGAATATACGGGTGTACGTTTCGCAATCGTATCTCATATCGTGCATTTAAAACAAATGGGAATGAGATAG
- a CDS encoding ArnT family glycosyltransferase — translation MLSHFQKEDTIFIVFLLLIFIVFNINLGLMPVLADEPIRALVSLEMVLSGDYVFPTIAGEPYLNKPPLFNWIVGFLIKHTKNFSEWHLRIISTGSFFILSILHFIVCSKHVNKQIALWSSLAFLTCGRILFYDSMMGYIDPVFSLIVVANFYLILIQSRKESYFYLFAGSYILCTIGFFLKGFPACTFQFFTLLSVFIYRKKFRALISCAHAAGICIFILLLSIYYYEYSERMSLETVFNTLLHQSTQRTPASVGFNETLIHIASFPFQFIADFLPFSLLLLLFFRRNSIFLLKENDFVFVSFIIIGCNIVLYWLSAETRARYLFMFLPLFFTVTFYLFQKIYSDKVETSISKIVLVLQLVSGVTILILPFLNRFSFIEYSVLKTGIPLAGICILLYVTITKKLNSIFSLFILLVILRISFNLYILPLRAKEATESVNKQIGATIAALTKSKPLYLLAYPPINDDILYYITLNKKQIIHQKKRPPVAGNYYICNRYALKKRYHLTILYSFQVSYDNTTLYLVKK, via the coding sequence ATGTTATCTCATTTCCAAAAGGAAGATACAATCTTTATTGTTTTCCTTTTACTTATCTTTATTGTTTTCAATATTAATTTAGGACTGATGCCGGTACTGGCAGATGAGCCGATACGTGCGCTTGTGTCCTTAGAAATGGTCCTGAGCGGCGATTATGTATTTCCTACAATTGCCGGTGAACCTTATTTAAACAAGCCACCTTTGTTTAATTGGATCGTTGGCTTTTTAATAAAGCATACAAAAAATTTTTCTGAATGGCACCTGCGGATTATTTCCACAGGTAGCTTTTTTATTTTAAGCATTCTGCATTTCATCGTTTGTTCAAAACATGTAAACAAACAAATTGCTTTGTGGAGCAGCCTGGCATTTTTAACCTGCGGCCGCATTCTCTTTTACGATTCAATGATGGGATACATTGATCCGGTATTTTCCTTAATCGTTGTTGCTAACTTTTATCTGATACTAATCCAATCCAGAAAAGAAAGCTACTTTTATTTATTTGCCGGCTCTTATATACTCTGTACAATTGGTTTTTTCCTTAAAGGTTTTCCCGCGTGTACCTTTCAATTCTTTACATTATTAAGTGTTTTTATTTACAGAAAAAAATTCCGTGCGCTTATCAGCTGTGCACACGCAGCCGGCATTTGCATTTTTATTTTATTACTTTCTATCTACTATTATGAATACAGCGAGCGTATGTCACTTGAAACCGTCTTCAATACCCTCCTTCATCAATCTACACAACGCACTCCTGCTTCTGTAGGGTTTAATGAAACATTGATTCATATTGCATCCTTTCCTTTTCAATTCATTGCTGACTTTTTACCATTCAGTCTCTTGCTACTTTTATTTTTCAGACGAAACAGTATTTTCTTGCTTAAAGAAAATGATTTTGTTTTTGTTTCCTTTATAATCATAGGCTGTAACATAGTTTTGTACTGGTTGTCAGCAGAAACACGTGCACGGTATTTATTTATGTTTTTACCATTATTTTTCACGGTCACTTTTTATCTATTTCAAAAAATTTATTCCGATAAAGTCGAAACATCTATTTCAAAAATTGTTTTGGTCTTGCAGCTAGTATCAGGTGTTACAATCCTTATTCTTCCATTCCTCAACAGATTCAGTTTTATTGAATATTCCGTTTTAAAGACAGGTATTCCATTGGCGGGTATTTGCATACTGCTGTATGTGACTATCACAAAAAAATTAAACAGCATATTCTCTCTTTTCATACTGTTGGTCATACTCCGTATCAGCTTTAACTTATACATTTTACCTTTACGGGCTAAAGAAGCTACAGAAAGTGTAAACAAGCAGATCGGTGCTACCATTGCTGCCCTTACAAAAAGTAAACCTTTATATCTATTGGCATATCCACCGATCAATGATGACATACTTTATTATATCACGCTGAATAAAAAGCAAATCATTCATCAAAAGAAACGGCCGCCGGTAGCTGGTAATTATTACATCTGCAACCGTTATGCGCTAAAAAAGAGATATCATTTAACTATACTCTATAGTTTTCAGGTCTCTTATGATAACACAACACTGTATTTGGTAAAAAAATGA
- a CDS encoding lysylphosphatidylglycerol synthase transmembrane domain-containing protein: MNAPTKRYLVFSIKLLVTCLALYFVYTKISVDFIFQLLLHVKLFWLLAAVCLFILSKLFSSIRLHLLFDKNNLSIPDSYSHKLYLLCMLYNIILPGGIGGDAYKVIKIKNDFGYAHVPITKVVFFDRVSGLVALCNLAFLLLTVSYPIPSIYAASFLVLSINIFYYRFFCRTFFTGLVFLKTELLSWLVQILQCFCALCISFALDIDGMYMLYLFAFLLSSIVAVLPVSIGGLGAREYTFLAASAYFLLDKDAAVCIGLLFYLISLTVSLFGIYFVFNPIKKNNYYAAS; encoded by the coding sequence ATGAACGCCCCCACAAAACGATACCTGGTATTTTCCATAAAGCTCTTGGTAACCTGCCTTGCTTTATACTTCGTGTATACAAAAATATCTGTCGATTTTATTTTTCAGCTTCTTCTGCATGTTAAACTTTTTTGGTTATTGGCGGCAGTCTGTTTATTTATTTTATCCAAACTATTTTCTTCCATTCGCCTGCATCTGTTATTCGATAAAAATAATTTGTCCATTCCTGATTCATACAGCCACAAGCTTTATTTATTGTGCATGCTTTATAATATCATTCTTCCGGGTGGTATTGGCGGAGATGCATATAAAGTGATCAAAATAAAAAATGATTTTGGTTATGCGCATGTACCAATTACCAAAGTGGTTTTTTTTGATCGGGTCAGCGGCCTTGTAGCACTTTGTAATCTGGCTTTTCTTTTATTAACTGTTTCCTATCCCATTCCTTCTATATATGCGGCTTCTTTTCTTGTGCTTTCTATAAATATATTCTACTACAGATTTTTTTGTCGCACGTTCTTTACCGGCCTTGTATTCTTAAAGACAGAATTACTTTCCTGGCTTGTACAGATACTGCAGTGTTTCTGTGCGCTATGTATTTCTTTTGCGCTGGATATTGATGGAATGTACATGCTTTATCTGTTCGCCTTTTTATTGTCCTCTATTGTTGCTGTGTTACCTGTAAGCATTGGCGGTTTAGGCGCGAGAGAATATACATTCCTGGCAGCCTCTGCTTATTTCTTACTTGACAAAGACGCTGCTGTTTGTATTGGCTTGTTATTCTACCTGATCTCTTTAACTGTTTCTCTCTTCGGAATATACTTTGTGTTTAATCCCATTAAAAAAAATAATTATTATGCCGCGTCCTGA
- a CDS encoding RluA family pseudouridine synthase: MSIIIQVPDHILYEDNYILVVNKPCSLMVEPDRNGHPNLLQQVQKYVKKSLHPNKEVYVQHIHRLDRPVSGIVLFAKKKSMLKELSEQFAQRTVKKYYQALTRKVTTNGKGALNHWHFKDSKNKKAILYKEEQQETSAVSLGYSTSDYNADYTLWDIQLNTGKYHQIRAQLSFEGYPILGDECYKSTDVYAPNAIALHACKLEFVHPVSKESMRLEAQPNWLV, encoded by the coding sequence ATGTCAATTATAATCCAAGTTCCGGACCATATTTTGTATGAAGACAATTACATCCTTGTAGTGAACAAGCCCTGCAGTTTAATGGTAGAGCCGGACAGAAACGGGCATCCTAATTTGTTGCAGCAGGTTCAGAAGTATGTAAAAAAATCATTGCATCCAAACAAGGAAGTATATGTGCAGCATATTCACCGGCTTGACAGGCCGGTGAGCGGTATTGTACTTTTTGCTAAAAAGAAATCCATGCTGAAAGAATTAAGCGAACAGTTTGCACAGCGTACAGTTAAAAAATATTACCAGGCATTAACGCGTAAGGTAACAACCAATGGAAAGGGTGCATTGAATCATTGGCATTTCAAAGATTCTAAAAATAAGAAGGCAATACTTTATAAGGAAGAACAGCAGGAAACATCAGCTGTATCATTAGGATATAGCACGTCAGATTACAATGCAGATTATACGTTGTGGGATATACAGCTGAATACAGGAAAGTATCATCAGATACGTGCTCAATTGTCTTTTGAAGGATATCCCATATTGGGTGATGAATGCTACAAATCTACTGATGTGTATGCACCGAATGCCATTGCCCTGCATGCTTGTAAATTAGAGTTTGTACATCCTGTGAGTAAAGAATCAATGCGTTTGGAAGCACAGCCAAATTGGCTTGTATAA
- a CDS encoding DJ-1/PfpI family protein, producing MKKRIVMLLASEKFRDCEYITPRAFFEQAGIEIVTASTTGSSTGRFGYKVHADLLLEEIDARTFDGIYFVGGAGSAQYLQDEIAKSVFNSFLHLNKPIAAICAAPRNLLKWDMLKNKRATGFDADGIFSKMAAEHGAIALPQEKVVTDGLILTANGPEAAEESALAFIQLLHSTH from the coding sequence ATGAAGAAACGTATTGTTATGTTACTTGCATCAGAAAAATTCCGGGATTGTGAATACATAACTCCCAGGGCTTTTTTTGAACAGGCAGGAATAGAAATTGTTACTGCTTCTACAACGGGTTCTTCAACAGGGCGCTTTGGCTATAAGGTTCATGCAGATCTGTTGCTGGAAGAAATAGATGCCCGTACGTTTGACGGAATTTATTTTGTAGGCGGAGCAGGCTCCGCACAATATTTACAGGATGAAATTGCCAAATCTGTCTTCAATTCTTTTTTGCATTTGAATAAGCCGATTGCCGCTATTTGTGCAGCCCCCAGAAATTTACTGAAATGGGATATGCTAAAAAATAAAAGGGCCACAGGTTTTGATGCAGACGGTATTTTTTCAAAAATGGCAGCAGAGCATGGCGCTATAGCTCTTCCGCAGGAAAAAGTTGTTACAGATGGATTAATCCTGACAGCTAATGGTCCGGAAGCCGCCGAAGAAAGCGCCTTGGCATTTATTCAATTACTTCATTCGACACATTAA
- a CDS encoding ChbG/HpnK family deacetylase, translating to MKKRLLLNTDDYGWDLDANAAIIDLLQSDSIHNVTLLANYCDSDVLRAISPFQDRASLGIHVCLNSGQALSGSTRSTLHDACGNFYDSKTLFQRAFFGELNYSDVLLEIKSQYYYLSDHGIDITHADSHQHIHQYPFLSGMITQALHEIGVKNIRRCRPLEVKNIRRYLIYFFYQCTKNNLNKFNSPDVLVTDFTHSGFSFSTDVQPILKKLSLSHYSTIEWMCHPAREDKAGSYLQRKKEYDFLKKCDWDILLNGTGIERSQYRYI from the coding sequence ATGAAAAAAAGGCTGCTTCTTAATACAGACGATTATGGCTGGGATCTAGATGCAAACGCAGCTATAATTGACCTGCTGCAATCAGACAGCATTCATAACGTTACGCTATTAGCAAATTATTGCGACAGTGATGTATTGCGTGCTATCAGTCCTTTTCAGGATCGGGCTTCGCTGGGTATACATGTTTGTTTAAATTCCGGCCAGGCATTATCAGGTTCAACAAGATCTACGCTGCACGATGCGTGCGGAAATTTTTATGATTCTAAAACATTATTTCAGCGGGCATTTTTTGGCGAACTAAATTATAGCGATGTACTTCTCGAAATAAAGTCACAATACTATTATTTGTCCGATCATGGAATCGATATAACGCATGCCGATAGTCACCAGCACATTCATCAATATCCGTTTTTAAGCGGAATGATCACCCAGGCGCTGCATGAGATTGGTGTTAAAAATATCCGCCGGTGCCGGCCACTGGAGGTAAAAAATATCAGAAGGTATTTGATTTATTTTTTTTATCAGTGCACAAAAAATAATTTAAATAAATTCAATAGTCCGGATGTGTTGGTGACGGATTTTACACACTCCGGATTTTCGTTTTCAACCGATGTTCAACCTATACTAAAAAAACTTTCTCTATCCCATTATTCGACCATTGAATGGATGTGCCACCCTGCACGGGAAGATAAAGCCGGCTCTTATCTGCAACGAAAAAAAGAATATGATTTTTTGAAAAAATGTGACTGGGATATATTATTAAACGGAACTGGCATTGAACGTTCACAATACAGATACATTTAA
- a CDS encoding fatty acid desaturase family protein — protein sequence MSTTPRLKFIDTKNSQFFATVKRNVDLYFKENNISKNANALMIFKSIFFFGGVWVFYGLILSQNFSLSVMLILAMLMGVFKAASAFNISHDAMHGSYSSKEWVNNLLAYTFNILGANISVWVVSHNIVHHTFTNIEEHDEDLIIAPGLIRLTDGDKKSKIQRFQHLYAFFLYGFASLSWVLRKDYMKMFQDKIGQHVTKHYTKRDYIELFLYKAINYTIFIVIPLVVLDITWWQFLIGFIAMHFAMGFTLGLVFQLAHVVEETSFPVTNGEGNIEEAWAVHQMCTTANFGMDSFLTSFICGGLNFQVEHHLFPKVCHIHYPAISKIVRETAESMNVPYLYNDTFFTALQSHYQVLKKFSLEAA from the coding sequence ATGTCAACAACTCCTCGTTTAAAGTTTATCGACACTAAAAATTCGCAGTTCTTTGCAACTGTGAAGCGTAACGTTGATTTATATTTCAAAGAAAATAATATTTCAAAAAATGCAAATGCATTGATGATCTTTAAAAGTATCTTTTTCTTTGGTGGTGTTTGGGTTTTTTATGGTTTGATTCTTTCTCAAAACTTTTCCTTGTCAGTCATGCTGATTCTGGCTATGTTAATGGGGGTATTTAAAGCAGCGTCTGCTTTTAATATTTCACATGATGCCATGCATGGTTCCTATTCTTCAAAAGAATGGGTGAATAATTTACTTGCGTATACATTCAACATTCTGGGTGCAAACATTTCTGTTTGGGTAGTAAGCCACAATATTGTTCATCATACATTCACCAACATTGAAGAGCACGATGAAGATCTGATCATTGCTCCGGGTTTGATCCGACTTACAGATGGTGATAAAAAATCAAAAATTCAGCGTTTCCAGCATTTATATGCCTTCTTCCTGTATGGGTTTGCAAGCCTTTCCTGGGTACTTCGTAAAGACTATATGAAAATGTTCCAGGATAAAATCGGCCAGCATGTAACCAAGCATTATACAAAAAGAGATTATATCGAATTGTTTTTATACAAGGCAATTAACTATACCATCTTTATTGTAATTCCTTTAGTTGTGCTGGATATTACCTGGTGGCAGTTCCTGATCGGCTTTATTGCGATGCACTTTGCAATGGGCTTCACACTTGGCCTTGTGTTTCAATTGGCGCACGTAGTTGAAGAGACATCTTTCCCTGTTACGAATGGTGAAGGAAATATTGAAGAAGCATGGGCCGTACATCAGATGTGTACGACTGCCAACTTCGGGATGGATTCATTCTTAACAAGCTTTATTTGCGGTGGTTTGAATTTTCAGGTTGAACACCATTTGTTCCCAAAAGTTTGTCATATCCATTATCCGGCTATTTCAAAGATTGTTAGAGAAACGGCTGAATCTATGAATGTACCTTATCTATATAACGATACATTCTTTACAGCGCTACAATCACATTATCAAGTACTCAAAAAATTCAGCCTGGAAGCTGCATAA